The DNA window caaatcaaatttacaagAAGAGGCGCCTAATCTTGGATttaagggggggggggggatcgTTGCTAATTAACTCAGGAAAACAGAGTGGCTTCGAGAAACATGCAAGAAACGGAAGTAAACATTTCGGTTTTACCTTGAATTTCGAAGAAAGTTAATGAACCTGTCAGCTTCCGCGATAGAGACAACGAGGAGGGGCGGGGGGCGCTTGGGGTTTaagctttttcaatttcaaaccaaGGTTTTGGTTTCTGCTTTAGGTTCGGCAATTTGGTTGTTTGTCCGGGTTGAGTAATACCCGACTTGAATACATGAGGGTGCCCGTTTCTTCCATTGTGGATTTTAGGCCCTGTTTCAATCTACTAGTTGAGCCGGATAATCGgccccccttttcttttttcgttctttctttctttctttctttaatggaTACTGAAAGAGATTTGAGATATCATGCTCACACCAAGAAAATGTTGAAAACAATTctattctttatataaaaagaaaaacttgatcGAGAACGTAGAGTAGGTATTCCTAGGTAATTGAGTTActtgaatttaagaaaaaaagactgTTTTAATACCCCAATTAGTTCTTTACAGCCTCGATCAGCTCGGTTTTAAGCCATTGTATAAATTTTCAAGgaatttaatgaatttcaaGATTTCCTCGAGTTGcaaattaaactaacaattcACTATTTGATCCCAGCAATATTTCAGCTAGCTGTccagaaaattaattatcattgaCATAATTATAACtacaaataatgaaataatcaaTCAAGCCATTGCCAAGTTGTATTGAGGTCAGGGTGGTGGAAATTCTTAGTGTTCAGATGCCAGGCCCAGTTTTCTGAGATGGTGGTGCGTATCGACAGGGTGATCATCAAGCTTCGGGCGATCAGGTTGCACCCAGCGACCATCACCGTTCCTCACCATACCTTTGTTCTCATCTTGCCTCCAGTTTGGTGGAACCAAGTAATGATCTTTCAAGAAATCACACGCCTTATTTACCAATGCAGGGTCCCTTCCACTGGCCAGAACAAATCTCTGCCCTTTTCCATGGTACCTGTAAAGCGGAAACCAAACAGAAATCagtgttttatatatagaaataagTAAAATACTTTAACAAGGCAGCAGACTTTGTCTATGATTCCTGGCAAGGGCTAGACCTTCCATTGACCAAGTGTGAATGGAAGTAGATGAACATGATTTCTATAGAGTTAGAATCGAACAACTCTCTAAAATCTACACGTTACACGCCTCTTCTTCGAAGCTGAATTCCCTCTTGACACTTTCCATTCCAGGTCGATGAATTGTAAAATCTACACGTTACACGCCTCTTCTTCGAAGCTGAATTCCCTCTTGACACTTTCCATTCCACGTCGATGAAGTGTATTGTCTCATGATTTGACTTTCTAACTTCTCGACATTAATTTCTCGTCAATTGTTTTGGTTTCTCGTAATCAAAGAGAGTCAAGCTGACTATCTTTGTTTCTtaatctctctcctttttttatggatgaacatttcataaaagaagataaaacattaacaaaatccaTGTTGTAACTTTCGGAAGAAACATGGGTGTGCTAtaagatcaaaaacaaaataaaaaattcaagaataataaGAAGATTGAAATGAAtgtatattttcattaaatgttTGTTTCCAAGCTctcttagatattttttttttattattgttgtttaataATGTTGAATTACAACTATTTTTATAGgcaaaaaatctaaataattaaaaaattcaactaatataaaaaaattataatctgaaCAGGAATTATATCCTGCTGACTACACCGGTCgatcattttatttaatctaacaGCTTAaccaattcttaatcaattgattaatttcattgtactataaattaaatttaattttcaaccatAACAACCGAGATCAGGATTCAACATGCtttcagaaaagaaaatgttgcaGCAGATTGATTAACTATGACTAATTAAAACTCACTTTCTAAATATATATGATTGTATTATTAATGACTCTCCTGGGttatagttaattttatatttttttttatgattggatTAACCTTTCCtcgtttaatttattttttttagagcttTAAgccctgtattttttttataaaaaaaaacttcgcaagacaaaacaataaaacagaAGAGTAAATGTTGCATTTGGGAGAgaagttgaattaatttttaagaatttgcTTTGAAATAATGTTTTCCTGCAAGCTTGTAACTACGAATGGTCAACAAGGATGGTAAAGTATTTATAAACTCTTCCAATAAAGAAATTAATCCTTGCATTTTAAtattgttgattaattaatagagaagcaaaaaaaaaaattgattagcgAGAAAATGCAGACAGGCTTTTCAACAgtgaataagaataagaataactTACCCATCAAGCAAATGCAAAAGAGCCTCCAAATTGTGTGCACAAACCGGGTCGCCCGTTTGTTTCAAAAATGGCGAATTCTTATGATCCAGAGCCAGCTCCACTCCAACATGCGAGTAACACCATGGCAATCCCTCAGTCAACTTCATCAACATGGGCGGCACttgttcattaaaaaacaatccaggTGATTTAGGCACCACATCCTGCACGTTAACCACCCTCAAAACCTTAACCCCCAATGATTCAATCCTTTTCTTGAACCTAACATTCCCGACCCGAGGACCCGAAAAGGAAAACACAGAAACAGGCAATGCCCGACTATCTTGCATCACATGTAAACCCGTTTCCACGATATCGTATGCACTTAGCATAGCCAGGGCACCGCCTAAACTGTGACCAGTAATTGTAATGCTCATTTCCTCATCGGCATACATTTCAGTCAACCTTTTAACCTCCGCTAAAATCTGCTCTCTAGCTGAATATTTACAAAACCGACAATTCTCATCTTTGTCCGTATAAAGATCCAAGAATCCGGATTCGACTTTAACAGTGGGATCCGGACACGGGATTTTATTACCATTGACTGGCTTGAGAAAGTCCATTAAATCAGCAATCCACTCTAAACGTGTCACCGTGCCCCTCCACGCAACAGTAATGTCACGGCGGCCTAAACGTTTTGTTGTTTCGTCGTTGGAAACTGCCACGTATCCAATCCAATTGGCTACGTTGCTCCAAACTTTAGGCCAGCgagattttttgaaaaaattcggAAGGTTGATATTTGATGTGCCATACAAGTATCTAGTGACCTCGTATCCATGTCGTGTCATTCCCAGAGACTCGAAAAACCTGTGACTCATAAATCTGCAGCTGCCACAATATTTTGAAAACGGATCGAAATCGAAAGCATCATAGCAAGCTTGTGCCATCTCGCCATATCTGATGAGTTCTGATCGTAAGAGTGGATCCATTGGGTCAAGAAGGCCGACCCAGTCATCTTTTCCCTGGATTTCTCTCCACACATCGGCCAGTTTTCGCTCTGGTTCTTTGGTGTTTGTATTGGTATTATAGTCCTCTTCTTTCTCATGCTTGGTGATCGTGGATGTTAATGACTCGCTTGCTTTGGACAAGACACGAGGTATGGCAGTACTGGTGGATGTTTTTCTTTCGAATTCTATGGATTTTGATACGCCAAGTTGAGAGTTTTGGCGAGGAAGGTGTGCAGGGGAGAACCTTTTGGATTGGAAGATGTCTTGTTTGAAAGGAAGCTGAAGCGTGTTCGGTAGAGAGAGATTGGCCATTATTGTTGAATTGAGGAATGTGTGAAGCAAACACAAGGTGGCcactgaaataatatatattttcggAGGGTGTGGTATGGTAGCTAACTATGACGAGTCATTGAACAAGTGATATAATAATAGGGCGTGGCGTGGTCTGGTAGCCAGCTGAGTT is part of the Populus trichocarpa isolate Nisqually-1 chromosome 2, P.trichocarpa_v4.1, whole genome shotgun sequence genome and encodes:
- the LOC7471999 gene encoding phospholipase A1-Igamma1, chloroplastic yields the protein MANLSLPNTLQLPFKQDIFQSKRFSPAHLPRQNSQLGVSKSIEFERKTSTSTAIPRVLSKASESLTSTITKHEKEEDYNTNTNTKEPERKLADVWREIQGKDDWVGLLDPMDPLLRSELIRYGEMAQACYDAFDFDPFSKYCGSCRFMSHRFFESLGMTRHGYEVTRYLYGTSNINLPNFFKKSRWPKVWSNVANWIGYVAVSNDETTKRLGRRDITVAWRGTVTRLEWIADLMDFLKPVNGNKIPCPDPTVKVESGFLDLYTDKDENCRFCKYSAREQILAEVKRLTEMYADEEMSITITGHSLGGALAMLSAYDIVETGLHVMQDSRALPVSVFSFSGPRVGNVRFKKRIESLGVKVLRVVNVQDVVPKSPGLFFNEQVPPMLMKLTEGLPWCYSHVGVELALDHKNSPFLKQTGDPVCAHNLEALLHLLDGYHGKGQRFVLASGRDPALVNKACDFLKDHYLVPPNWRQDENKGMVRNGDGRWVQPDRPKLDDHPVDTHHHLRKLGLASEH